Genomic DNA from Callospermophilus lateralis isolate mCalLat2 chromosome 11, mCalLat2.hap1, whole genome shotgun sequence:
AAGCAGAGAACAGACCATTAGGGGATGACAGAGTAGGGGTTTGGCCACCTGGTTGATAACACCTATGCCACTGGATTAAATGGGCCTAGTTCTGAACCCAGATCTGCTACTACATATCCCTGCACAAGACATCTACCCTCACTAGGCTGTTTCTTCACTTTAAAATGAGAGGAATTGGACCAGTAGGGCTCTGCCAATAGGGCTCTGGAACTGATGCAGGATGCTAAGCTGGACTGAATGTCTTCAAATGTTTTGCCCTTTGCCCTGACCCTTTAGGGatatcatttttttatttgttctttttagacataCATGATAGTACAGTGTATTGTGAtgttatacatatatggaatataacttattctaattagtatcTCATTTCACTGGTGGTAACAtgtttcatatgtgaacatacgaaagttatgtcctattcagtctgtttttttttctatttccatcctcctttcttcccttcgTCCCCCCTTGTCTAATccgctgaacttctattcttccctacctcACTTACTGTGTATTAGCATTcatatatcagaaagaacattcagcctggtttatttcactcagcatgatagtctccagacccATCCATTTAAAGGCAAAAGTCATAAcatcattctttttatggctgagtaatattccactatgtatatatacaccacttttctttttccactcacctgttgaagggcacctatgttcgttccatagcttagctattgtgaattgagcattataaacattgatgtgactgtgtcactgcaGTATACTGATTTTACATCCTTTGGTTacaaaccaaggaatgggataactgagtcaaatggtggctccattccaagttttctgaggaatctctatactgctttccagaatggttgatcCAATTTGTGTTCCTttgtccccacatcctcaccagcatttactgttatattcttgataatttccattATGACTGTAGTGAGATGGAATCGCACTATAGTTTTAATTggtatttttctaattgctagtgatgttgaaaatttttcataaatttattgactattcatatttcttcttctgtgaagtacctgttcagtttctttgctcatttattgattgggttatttgtttgtttgtctgttttggtgttttttgagttctttgtatatcctggagattaatgctttatctgaggtgCAAGTAGCaatgattttctcccattctgttggctctctcttcacattcttgtttatttcttttgctgtgaagctttttagtttgataccatcccatttagttATTCTAGATTTTACTTCTTACACTTTAGGAGTTttattgaggaagttggttcTTGAGCTGACATGATGAAGAGTTGGGCCTACACTTTCTTCTAGGAGGTTCAGAGTCTCTGGTCTAAAGCCTAGGTCCTTAATCCTctttttgagttttgtgcagggtgagagacgggttaaatttcattctactacatatggatttccagctttcccggcaccatttgttgaataggttgtcatttctccaatgtatgttgatggtgcctttgtctaatatgagataactttatttatgtgggtttgtatcTGTGTctcctattctgttccattggttttCATGACTGTTTTGGTGcccataccatgccatttttgttactatagctctgtagtataacttaaggtctgatattgtgataccttctgctttgcttttctcactaaggattgctttggctatttggagCCTCTGatttttccaagtgaatttcatgattgctttttctattctatgaagaatgtcactggaattttaataggaattgcattaaatctgtatagcatttttggcagtatggtcattttgacaatattaattctgcctatccaaagacatgggagatctttccatcttctaaggtcttcttcaatttctttctttagtgttctgtagttttcattgtagaggtcttttacttttGTCAGATTGATTCTCTTTATGAATAGATTTTGAACTCTGCAATGGATACATTCCTCCTTTCTCCAGAATGGTTCCCTATTTGAGGCTGACTTTATCCTGCTGGATGGAATTCCAGCCAATGTGATCAAAGGAGAGAAGCAGTATCTGGCTGCCCCCCTTGtcatgctgaagatggaacccaatgGGAAGCTGTTACCCATGGTCATCCAGGTGAGGCCCCCTGAGCATCTCATTCCCACTTCTCTGTTCACATCAACCTTTGCTCCTAAGGACCCAATCCCTTAActttggcctcttaaatcccatccACACCAAGACCTATCTTCATGTCACAGCTCACAGCCTGGTCTTCCCAATGTACCTGATGGAAATACTTATTCAAGAATCATAATGGTCTCTTCAAATCCTCATCCCATACCTAGCAGTTGTCAAACATTAGTATGCTTCCGAATCACCTCAAGTGTTTGTTAAAACACAGAGTCTTCAATGCCACCACTAGACTTTCTGATTTAGTGTCTGGGGGTGTTCCAAAGTAATGCTGATTCTGCATCTCAGAGCACACTTTTTGAACTATTATTTAATCTCTAAGCATCCTCTAATTCTGAATATCTATTCTCTTGGATAACCCTTTTTCTCACTATTCCCATCAAACAATCAGTTAATTATTATCATTGTCAATAATTGTATGCATCCAACTTCTGCTTCCCTCTCTGCCACCTGAGCTCTGACTCCCATCCTATTTCTCCTAAAAGACTGCTAGAACCTCCTTACTGGACTCCCTGCTTCCAGTTTCTCCTGCATTCAACAAGACCACAAAATCATAGCTAGTGAGGAGAGGAAGGATTCTTATTCCTCCTACTACATTATAACCCTCTAGAAGGCAACAGTCTTGCTTAGTCACCTGTTTCCTCAGAAATGCTGATCGTGTCATACAAAAGTTGATAGTTTCAATAAATACTCGATTTTTCTTTCTCCCAGATTCAACCTCCCAATCCCAGCTTCCCAACCCCAACACTGTTCCTGCCATCAGATCCTCCACTTGCCTGGCTCCTTGCCAAGTCCTGGGTCCGAAATTCAGATTTCCAACTGCACCAGCTCCAGTATCATTTGCTGAACACTCATTTGGTGGCTGAGGTCATCGCTGTTGCTACTATGAGGTGCCTCCCAGGACTGCACCCTGTTTTCAAGGTACAGGCTCTACTCTTATCCTAACTCCTTCAGACACATTATAAGGGAGCCCTCTGAAATTGTCAAAGATCTAACAGCCTAGGAATCAGCTTGCAGTATAGATGGAATATCATTAGTAAAATAAAAGTCTTATTTATACCATGGAGTAATACAAAGGCTTTATTCCTACCTTAGGAGACTTAATATTTTGCCAGGAAGAAGCCCCCAAGAACCAACCAAGAACAATTTCTGGAATTAAAATTTGAAATCACAAGAGACAACCTATAAACTGATGGAGAATGTTCCACCCCAAGAGAGTAGTCAGCTAAGTAGCAAAAGATCAGAATACAAGGAGATAAGCCCAAGAGTAAAGCAGGTAAAGATGTGCACTAGTGGCTTCGTTACACAGGagtaaaaatgaaaaatcaaaaacatggtaaaaaaaggaaacagaaaagttGTAGCATGTCCGGGTGCAAGActggaaagagaaaaatcaaaagtCCAAGCTTCTGTGACACATAGGAGCCCATAGTTTGTGCCATGTGCTGTACTGACCTAGAAATACTATAATTTTATGAAACAGCGTAGTGTTTACTGCTAGGCAGAAGACAGCTAAGTAAGACttataattgctttgaaaatgttcTCAAAATCTCAATGACACTTCAAGATAAGGAACATGGCAGAGAAGGGCACAAAATGACAGAAACTTTGAACCAGAGTAATAGAAAAGTTGAAAGAAGCTAGTTTGGGGGTAAAATGAGGTATTTGGTTTAAGCAACAAGGAGTTTGAAGTATTGGCGAGATATGCAAGTAAGCACTTGGTATGGAGAACAACTGAACTGTTTCAACTGAAGACATCCATCTGGACCTCCCAACCTTGGTCAATATAGCTGTGACCCCTGAAGGTCACCTCTTTGGAACACAGACAAGATGGAGACCAGTATGTTTAAAAGGATCTTGGAATTTATTTGTCACATGATGCCTCCTGCATCATCATCTTCTGCTCAATATTATTAAGTGAAACCTCAATTCAGACTTATAATTCTCCTCTCTAGCTCAGTCTTACATTGTCATCACTCACCATTAACAATTTCTTCCCATGGCAAATAGCTGAGTTGTTACAGGACACATAGGAGGGTGAAGCCTGCAATCATCAAAATGGCCACCTTTTGATGGCTAGGGTCTCAATCCTGAATTCTGGCTTCAGTACTTACCAATGTCTACATATTTAAATGAGAATAACAGGATGTCCCTCATGGGGTTGTTAAAGGATAAAATGGCATAAAACAATCATGTAACATGTACTACATGCTACAAAAAACATTAGTtcttacatttattattattaggaGTTGTTTGTCCTCAGGCATCTTCTCTCTCATGTGGACTTTGGACCTTCCATGACATTCAGCATCTTTCATGAACTTTCTGAAAAGTTTCATACTAATGTAAGCTGCTTTGATACCTTAATAATATAATGATCACTTGGGTTTCTCCTGCGTCCAGCATTAACAATTCAGATAAATACCAAAATTGGATGAAACCTGCAAATTAATTGGGTAGAAAGGAAGACAAATAAGTCTAAGGTACAAAGAAACATTGTGAGGATCAAGTACTTTTTTGTGGGTGGCAGggttaccaccgagctacatccacagcctttttaattttttattttgagatagagtctcactaagttgctaaggctgacctcaaatttgtaatgcttctcaagccttccaagttgctgaggttaaAGGCAGGCCCCAGGTTcaggtagctttttttttttttttttttttttgtagatagacataatgcttttattttatttatttatttttatgtggtctgatcctcagatcaaacccagtgcctcacacatgctaggcaagcattctaccactgagctacaatcccagaacCTCAGGTAGCCTATTTTAATAGGCAGGAAAAGCAGGAAAGAGGTAGCTGAACAGTGTCCAGGTGGCAGGGGGGACAGATTTGACAGCAGCCCCTCTGCTCCTTTAAGCAGGTAGATCAATGTAGCCCCTGTAATTCTTACTGAAACTACTTGCTCAAACTGCCCACAAAATAAAACCAACAGTGACATGACAAAGAGATGTAGAAAGGCTAGTTTAAGGTATGAGGATGTGGTTTGTAGAATATAAAAGAAAGTCAAAAGGATCTGATTCATAAGGAACACCTATAATCAAGGTAGGAATAATAAAGAGAATGATAACAGTTATTATTGGAGAATTTCTGGATGTTCTATCAACTCTTCACACATCACTCACATAATCACAGATGTCACCAAAGCTCCCTGAGATAAGAGATCCCATTATTGCCCCCTACTGACAGATGAGGAGACTGCAAATGAGAGGTTATAAACTTGGCCTAGTATAAAGGCAAAGTGGCTCCAGAGCCTGACTCACAAGGAAGTTAGAGAACATGAGACTGATCAGAGAAACAGACCAAGGAAGCAAAAGGGATGAAAGCATCAATAAGGGAGCAGACCACCATGTTGGGTGCCAGGCCCTACAATGAAGGACCCAAACATAGCTTCCATTAACTACCCTCCAATGTCCTCCACTCCAGCTCCTGGTCCCCCATATCCGCTATACTTTGGAAATCAACACCCGGGCCCGGACCCAGCTCATTTCAGATGGAGGACTATTTGATCAGGTAAGGAAGGAATACAGTACCGAGCTGCCTAATCACCCAGCTCTCTGCAATCTTCTGCCATTTTCAGTATCCCAGATGACATATGAGAATGTTCTGACCCTTAACCTGTAAGTCCTGTCCTTTTATATACATGTCTTTTAATTTATAAACCCCATCTTGAACTTCCTGCATAATAGGCTATTATTCTCTGGTTCTGCTTCCTTCCCTCAAGCCCTGTCAATTCTTATCCCAGGCAGCAAACACAGGTGGAGGGGGCCATGTGCAGTTGCTCCACCGGGCAATGGCTCAGCTGACCTACTGTTCCCTCTGTCCTCCTGATGACCTGGCTGACCGGGGCCTGCTGGGAATCCCAAGTGCCCTCTATGCCCATGATGCTTTACAGCTTTGGGAGATCATTGCCCGGTGAGTAGAAGGAGCTGAAAAATGGGTGGGAGAGGGAGGGTAGGGCTCTGGCTTCAGGTCAGCATGGGGCAAAAgctgggagagagagaaaaggaagaatgAAGAGATGGTGAGGTCTAAAAATTAAGAGATAGGGGTGCAGTGCACAGGTGAGGAGAGCTGTGAGTGTAGAGACTGAGGGATCTGGAAGAATCAGGGTTTTACTAGGAATAATGGATAGCAGCCATACACAGAGGATACCTAGAACTAGTAAACTACATCTCCTTCCTTTATGCTAGTATGTCAAAAACCTGGGGAGGACTGtgagtatagttcagtggtagagcacttgccaagcctGTCTGAGGCCCtacttccatccccagcacctcaaaaaaaatttttttaaactaaaccCTGGAGAATGTCCCAAAGTAAGTCTGATAGGATCTGTTCAGGTACAGGGACAGTCAGTTGATCTGAGGCCACAGCATAGAGGAATAGAGGTCAGAGACTGGAGCTCTCTGCCATGAGAGAGATCATCTCCCTTCTCTGGGCAGGTATGTGGAAGGGATCGTCCACCTCTTCTACCAGAGGGATGACATCGTTAGGGGGGACCTTGAGCTGCAGGCCTGGTGTCGAGAGATCACAGAGGTGGGGCTATGCCAGGCCCAGGACAGAGGTAAGATCCATCTCAAAGACAGGAGCTCCTCGGACACTGCAAGAGCCCTTTCCCAGCCCTGTCCCTCTGAGACAGAACCCCAACCCAGTATCATATCCCTCCCTCCACACACAAAAGTACCCAAATTCCAGTCACACATCTTAAGACTCAGGGAAATTCTAGATACCCATGGACTGTCCTCCTCAGAGACCCTGGCCAACAATCCCTACTCCTGTCCCCACCTCAGTCATAGATGCCCTGCCACGGCCTAGGAACCAACCAGGGCAGAGCCAGTGAAGGGTTCTGTCCATGCTGGGACTCACATGTTATCTTTGTGGTACCCCCATTCAGTTACTGCCTGaagatataaataggaaaagtttACCACTAAAGTCTATAataacccaacctggctctcttcCTTTTTCCTATCTGCTACTATCCACCATGCAGAAAAGCCAGGTATTTTCATACATGTCAAAGTGCAAGGTCATTTACAGATGTAACCTCAATACTATATATGTTGTGGGTTAAACCTGAAGTTAGTTCCCTGATCTTTGGGACTCAGGTTCATTGGTCAATCTTGTCCTCTCTCTAGACAGTACCTTAGTTTATCTCAACTCCtctatgcatatgtgtgtgtgtgtgtgcgcacatacacacacacaaacacacacacacacactacaattTCATCTCCAATAAAGAAATAGCCTTTCTCAAACTCTTCCTAGAAATCCATGTCTGACACAAACATacctaagtaaataaacaaacatcTATCAATTCTAAAATACAGACCTACTAAGGCATCagcctttatttctttcctattaTACTGAAGCCTCTAAATCCTGTTCCTTTTCTGCCCAGGTTTCCCTATCTCTCTCCAGTCCCGGGCTCAACTCTGCCATTTCCTTACCATGTGTATCTTCACATGCACTGCCCAACATGGGGCCATCAACCAGGGCCAGGTATGGATAGCTGAAAGCCCAGGTCCCTGAAGGCAAGTGTCTAGACCTTGGGAGATCAAAGGGTGAGAGAGGGATTCAAGCCCTAAGTGCCAggggtctagggttacagtttcTTCCCCCAGCTGGACTGGTATGCCTGGGTCCCTAACGCCCCTTGCACAATGCGGATGCCCCCACCCACCACCAAGGAAGATGTGACACTGGCCACAGTGATGGGGTCACTACCTGATATCCGGCAGTCCTGTCTTCAAATGACCATCACGTGGCATCTGGGACGCCGCCAGCCAGACATGGTGAGAAGGGAACCCTCGGCAGAGGAAAACTACAGTTGGAAAGGAAAATCAGAGTTAGAGAATGGGCTCTAGGTGCTTCTGTCTTCAGACTAGAAACTAATCCTTTGTTCCATCTTAGGTACCTCTGGGGCATCACAAAGAAGAATATTTCTCAGACCCCCAGGCTAAAGCTgtgttaagccaattccaaacagaTCTGGAAAACCTGGAAAATGAGATTACAGCTCGGAATGAGCAATTTGACCTGCCTTATGAATACCTGAAGCCAAGCCGCATAGAGAACAGTGTCACAATCTGAGACCTAAGGTGCCCCCACCTGAAAGATGTCACATCAGCTTTAAGACTGACATGTCCATCTTGAATATAATGTTTTCCTAAGTCTCTGTTGCTACAGCTCTGATTCCTCCCTCAACTAAACCTTCTATCAGTATACCACTAGCCCAGAGAGCACTAAATTTAAGAGCCAGGCAATATTTAGGCCACAGAGTCCCTGCCACAATTACTCAGCTCTCCCACTGTAGCACGAAAGCAGACACAGATGATATATGTCAGTAAATGATTTTAAGTATGTTCCAATAAAAATTCATTTATGGACACTTAGGTATGAACTTCCATTATCACaaaatattagtttgttttttttactatttaaaaatacaaaaaaaaaagtactttgcTTGAGGGACATGCAGAGACCACAGACTGGACTTGGTCCTTATATAGTACACTAGCCTAAGCCCCTGACCTTTCTTCCAAAACACCCAAGAGCATGTTTGGGGATAGAAGAAATTCACTACCTCTGTTAATTCTCCTTTCCAGGAACTAGACTTCATGCTTGGTGGCCAACTCACAGATTGCTGACAGTTCATTGGCAATTTTCCCTTCACCCTGACTCCACTATTTAGACATGTACCCCAAACTTCCCTGAACAGCCCAGAATAAAAAATTTTGCCCCCAAATGACTTCCTTTTCTAGACCGTCCCAAACAAAAGATATACAAAACTCATATTTCAAGGCCACTTTTTTAGGTCCTTTAATACCCAGTGATCTCTTTATGTTTCCCAGGATCCAAGTTCTCTTTCACAACAATTTTGATAATACTATGCacaaaataaatgggaaaatacCACAAAGTTATTCTAGCCTATGACACTGTTTCTTTGGTTCTGGAGTCTCAGCATCAAAATGATCTCTCTCAATTATTCTGTGCTCTGTGTAGAATGGATACAACAAACTTAATGCAAAAATGTGTTCTTTGTCACATTTTAACACATTTTTGAACAATTTTGAACAAAAATATGTGTTCAGACCCAGGCACCCAAAAAATAAGCATTCTTCAAACATCCCTATGTTCCTGAATGATAATTACAAATCTGCATCGCTCTAGTGAAATACAGAAACATTCTGGAGTTGGGAGAGGGCGATCTACTCATATTTTTAAATCTTGTAGTACTTTACTCAAAGGGCCTACAATCACTTTCTCTAGTAAACAGGGCAGCAAAGTGACATTTTTGTGTACTTACTTTCTGCAATACCTGTAGCAGGATTACTCACCATCACAACTTGCTCATCGAATCTGCTTTCCCTGGACTTTCTCTAACCCCAGATTTTCCCGGTTTCAACATCCAAAAGTATACAGTATTCCAAGAGAGATGATAAAAACCATACAGTATCCCAAGCTTTGTTGTTTAAGAGAACCATCTCTAAAGCCAAGAACTCTCAGCAATTTTAAAGCGTTCTTGCACAACAGCATGTTTTGGCCTCCGGGAGGGCTCTTATCTCCTTTCACTGTGTCAGAACAACCATTTTTAAAGGGAGAGGGGAGTACAAAAGCGATAGACACGCGCGCTCTCCGGAAGAAATCTCTACGTCTCACTTACTATTTCCGCATCACAGAGACCACCCCAGACTAAAGTGTCTTAGGGGGAAACGAGAGGAGTCCAAGCTTCTCATCCTAACAGCCCGTTACCCAAGTGACCAGGATCCTGCCAGAATCAGGCATTTCCGAAAGGTTAAGGCTAGTTCCTCGTCACGTGACCCGTCAGTCTGATCATGTGATGTGTCAGCTACTTCCATTCAGATGCGGGGGTGTGAGGGAGAACAATAAACCCTAAGCCCTCGCTCTTGTATACTCAAACCCTAGCCACACCGATTAAAAAGCGCCTCTGGATTCTCTGCTTCTGTCTTGGACACCACCTCCTCCCACCGAAGTTTCGGAAGGGCCCTAGGGCGCCATCTTCTCCGCTGCCGCCCCCCAGAATGATGGTTGGGGCCTGAGGCCACGCCCTCTCCTCGGCGCTCCGCGGCTCTAGCTCCCAAATCCAGCTCTCTGGACTCCGGAGCGTCCAGGGTTTCTTCTCATCAGGTTCCCACTCGACTCACACTCAAGCAATCTCTGGTTCCCTTCTTCATGGCATCGCTCTTGTGCTGTGGGCCCAAGCTGGCCGCCTGCGGCATCGTCCTCAGCGCCTGGGGAGTGATCATGTTGGTGAGGGGACATCCCGACGGAAGTCGGAGCGGGCCCGAGGAGCTCCCGGGTTGGAGGGCTGGAAGGCCAGGAAACCCCAGGTCTTAAAAGGCAGCAGACAGGCTAGAAGGGCTGATGGGATAACTGGCTGCTGGAGAATGAGACAGAATTGAGATTAGAAAATAGGGAATTAGAGCGAGAAGGTGCTGGGGCTAGAGCCTGGACTGGGAGCCAGGGCTGGTAAATTTGCGGACCCATTAAGGTAAGAAAAAGAAGAGCTGGGGTCTTCAGAGATGCATGAGTTGGATAGAGACTAAGAGGGGAAAGGGAGTGCCTCTTCCTGAAATAGGTAACTGAGGCCTTCCCCCCACCTTGACTTTATCCGCGGCGACTTCCATAAATAATATGAAGTGCCTGTTCTCCCTCACCTCTTCCGCCCTGTCCCGTGATAATGACGCCTCTGGGAAGTATACTCTGGTTCCTGGGAGAGTCGAGTTGCTAACTATTCCCGCCCTTGTCCCAGCCTTTCGTCTCAGTGTCCCCACTTCTCGCCCTGTTGCAGGTGGCTGAGGTCGAATCCGGCTACAGCCACTCATACTACTAGCTCGTTCTGGTTAATCCCAGGCACAGGTGTTGGGTCAACTTTAGAAATGAAAGGGATTTAGGGAGTGACCAGCAACACAGTTGCCTGAGTTCAACAACTTACATATTCTTTTTTTCAGATAATGCTTGGAATATTTTTCAACGTCCATTCCGCTGTGTTAATTGAGGACGTTCCCGTCACGGAGAAAGATTTTGAGTAAGTGGTTTGGGGTAGGGGGGAGCCAGGTGCAGGTGAAAAGTGGCTGGACCTAGGGTCAGAATTGTAAGCGGGAAATTGCCAGAGGCTGGATGTTTAGGACCCTGATGGAGTACTGGTAAAGGAGagtttctctatttagaatgtgGTTAGAGGCTGGGGATTGTAACTCCGTGGTAGAATACCGCTTTACGCGCTTTCTTTtatggtgctgggttcaatccctagcaccataaaagaaaaatggaatgtaTTTAGGAGTGGTCTCGGAAATCAGGCTTCGGCGTCTCTCCTAAAACCCACCAGTTTAGGTGCGGCTTCTTTAGTTACTTCACCTTTCTGTGCCTCGGTTCATCTTGCAAAGGGGGTATTATAATGGAATAAATCCTTTAATCTAGAAGACTGAATAAGATAATATACATAAAAGGTCTTGGGACGGTGCCTGACACATACTAAATGCCCGGTAACTGTTGGATTTTCTTAATGACTGACACTTCTCTGCTTAATCCCCTCCCTCAGGAATGGCCCTCAGAAAATTTACAACCTTTATGAGCAAGTCAGCTACAACTGTTTCATCGCCGCGGGCCTCTACCTCCTCCTCGGAGGCTTCTCTTTCTGCCAAGTTCGGCTCAATAAGCGCAAGGAATACATGGTGCGCTAGAGGACGGTCCAATTTCCCCTCTCCAGTTCCCTCTATTTAAAGACTCCCTATCCCAGGTCTCTTCCCACCCATTCTGGTATCCTCTGGAAAACTGGGTCCCCCTGGAGAGAGTCTGCAGTCCCGGTTCTCCAAGCTCTGGCGTCCAGCCCCTGGGCTT
This window encodes:
- the Rnasek gene encoding ribonuclease kappa; protein product: MASLLCCGPKLAACGIVLSAWGVIMLIMLGIFFNVHSAVLIEDVPVTEKDFENGPQKIYNLYEQVSYNCFIAAGLYLLLGGFSFCQVRLNKRKEYMVR
- the LOC143411008 gene encoding polyunsaturated fatty acid lipoxygenase ALOX12, with protein sequence MGHCYRIRVATGAWLFSGSHNCVHLWLVGERGEAELEIQLRPVRGEKEEFVLDSPEDLGTLQFVKLRKQHSLVDDAWFCDRITVQCPGTSAETAFPCYRWVQGKGVLSLPEGTARLAGDNGLDVFQKHREKELKERQQIYCWATWKEGIPLTIAANCLDDLHPNVRFHEEKRLDFEWALKAGALEMVLKRVYTLLSRWNRLEDFDLIFWGQKSALTEKIHQCWQEDDFFGYQFLNGANPMLLRRSTSLPSRLVLPSGTEELRAQLEKELQNGSLFEADFILLDGIPANVIKGEKQYLAAPLVMLKMEPNGKLLPMVIQIQPPNPSFPTPTLFLPSDPPLAWLLAKSWVRNSDFQLHQLQYHLLNTHLVAEVIAVATMRCLPGLHPVFKLLVPHIRYTLEINTRARTQLISDGGLFDQAANTGGGGHVQLLHRAMAQLTYCSLCPPDDLADRGLLGIPSALYAHDALQLWEIIARYVEGIVHLFYQRDDIVRGDLELQAWCREITEVGLCQAQDRGFPISLQSRAQLCHFLTMCIFTCTAQHGAINQGQLDWYAWVPNAPCTMRMPPPTTKEDVTLATVMGSLPDIRQSCLQMTITWHLGRRQPDMVPLGHHKEEYFSDPQAKAVLSQFQTDLENLENEITARNEQFDLPYEYLKPSRIENSVTI